In Cardinium endosymbiont of Dermatophagoides farinae, the sequence ATTTGCACTACTATGTAATAAAAGGATTCTTGTAGTCCTACAAACCAAATCTTTTATTCCATTTTTTTGTTGCAATATATGCATAAAGGTTTTGATATCGTCCTTTATCAGTATATTAGGTACCTAATTTATTTAGCCGTTTAATGCCTATGCAGCCTTTTTTCTTTTTTTACTTTGCTAAAAAACAGCTGGGTCTATTGCTTTTTTTTTGGATGCTATCCATCAGTGGTGCATACGTCCATGCTAGGGATAGCACCGCTGTAGTTCCTTTAAATGCACTGCCCCATTTAACTAAAGATAAGCCGTCTGGTGTAGATAAACAGCTGATATACGCGATTCAAGAGAATAACTTGCAACAAGTTACTGCTTTACTGCATAATAATAAAAATATTAACCATCAAGATTTTTTAGGATATAGCCCATTGCATTATGCTGCTAAACGTGCTAAAGCAGCAATTGTGGCATCTCTGATTGAAGCCAAAGCTTTGTTGAATCAATGCAGTGTTAAAAATGAGAATACACCTTTGTTGCTGGCGGTTAAAAGGGGAGATAAAAAGATTGTATCGCTTTTGCTGGCCGCTGGTGCCAATCCAAATATTGTAAATCGTAAAGGATACGATGCATTACAGCTTGCTATTCAACAAAATAGGAAAGACCTTGTCCAGTTGTTGTTACAAGCAGGTGCCACCACTAGCACTGGAGTCAGTCCATTATTACTGGCCATTAAAAGGCGTAGTCTGCCCATCGTTCAGCTGTTGTTGCAGCAAAAAGAAATGGTTGAAACCCGTGATAAAGAGGGATATACCGAGTTGCATTGGGCTGCTAAGAAAAATGTGCCAGCTGTTTTTCGAGCCTTATTAAAGTCCCGGCGCTTTAATGTTAATGCAAAAGCCGATAACGGTGCTACGCCACTCCATATTATAGCTGCAAATAAAAAAAGTAAGTTGGTAAAAACTTTGTTGGCTTGCCCTTTATTGGAGGTAAATGTACAAGATAGTACGGGCAGTACACCATTGCATTATGCAGCAGCTTTTAATCATCTAAAGGCTGTGAATGGCTTGTTGTGTCATCCTTCTTTTAATACCAAACTACATAATACCAAGCTAGATAATACTAATCTAGATAATACCAATCTACAAAACCATCTAGGCGAAACTGCCTTACATTATGCGGTTCAATGCCAACATCTAGCTATTGTAAAAAAACTCTTGCCACGTGTTGGTAAAGGGGTATACATACAAAATAAAAAGGAGGTTACACCATTAGAACTTGCCGCTATGGATCAAAACGATCCTGCAATTTATAACTTAATACTAGCCCATGTAAACCTTTTAGGCGTTGATTAGTGCGCTTATAGGTTTATTACGTTTTGCGGTGCGTTGATAGACCTTCTACAAAATCTATTTGTGATTAGCAGTTTTTAGGAGAAGCGCAGTCGAGCACTGCAGCATACTAAATGTATTTGAGGAGCATAGACCACAAAATTGCCATTTAGCAATAGGTTTTGCAGAAGGTCTAATAATATATCTAAGATGATCGAACAAGATTCAGCTATTCTTGAATTGATAGCAAAAGAAAAAATACGTCAAGAAGAAGGATTAGAGTTGATCGCTTCTGAAAACTTTGTTTCTGCTCAAGTAGCTGCTGCTACAGGAAGCATTCTAACCAATAAATATGCAGAAGGCTTTCCAGGCAAACGCTATTATGGTGGTTGTCATATTGTGGATGAAGTAGAATCCTTGGCTATTGAGCGGGCCAAAGCATTGTTCCATGTGGACTGGGTGAATGTGCAGCCCCATTCCGGTTCACAGGCAAATGCGGCCTTGATGATGGCGGTTTTAAAGCCTGGTGATAAAATTTTAGGATTCAATTTAGCCCATGGTGGCCATTTAACCCATGGATCTCCTGTAAATTTTTCTGGCAAGTTCTATCAAGCTTTTTTTTATGGTGTAGATCCCGAGACGGGATGTATTGAATGGGAAGCAGTTGCAGAAAAGGCAAGAATGGTCAGGCCGGCTATGATTATTTGTGGTGCTTCTGCCTATAGCCGTGATTGGGATTATGTGCGGCTACGGGCAATTGCAGATGAAGTAGGTGCATTTTTATGGGCAGATATTGCCCATCCTGCAGGCCTTATTAGCCAGGGGCTACTCAATAACCCTTTTCCGTATTGTCATTTTGTAACTACTACA encodes:
- a CDS encoding ankyrin repeat domain-containing protein, whose translation is MLSISGAYVHARDSTAVVPLNALPHLTKDKPSGVDKQLIYAIQENNLQQVTALLHNNKNINHQDFLGYSPLHYAAKRAKAAIVASLIEAKALLNQCSVKNENTPLLLAVKRGDKKIVSLLLAAGANPNIVNRKGYDALQLAIQQNRKDLVQLLLQAGATTSTGVSPLLLAIKRRSLPIVQLLLQQKEMVETRDKEGYTELHWAAKKNVPAVFRALLKSRRFNVNAKADNGATPLHIIAANKKSKLVKTLLACPLLEVNVQDSTGSTPLHYAAAFNHLKAVNGLLCHPSFNTKLHNTKLDNTNLDNTNLQNHLGETALHYAVQCQHLAIVKKLLPRVGKGVYIQNKKEVTPLELAAMDQNDPAIYNLILAHVNLLGVD